CCGTCGTGCACCTCACCCAGGACAACCTCCCGTTCGGCGGTATCGGTCCTTCAGGCATGGGCGCTTACCACGGCTTAGATGGCTTCCGCACCTTCAGCCACGCCCGCGCCGTCTACCGCCAATCGCGCTTCGACATCACCGCGATGCTTCGCCCACCCTACGGCAAGGCGATCGACCGCCTCCTGGCGTTCAAAATAAAGCTCTAAAAGAAAAGGGCCCCGAAGGGCCCTTTCTTGTGTCGCTCGGTGAGGGGCGATTTACAGCTTCGCGCCGAGCAGTTCTTCAAGCTTGCGCTGGTCCTTGGCGAAGTTGCGGATGCCTTCGCCGAGCTTGTCGGTGGCCATCGCGTCTTCGTTGTGGCCCCAGCGAAACTGGGCTTCGGTCATCTTGTTCTTCGGCGGCTCGTCCTTCTTGCCGGTGTCCTTCAGGGCCAGCGGCAGGTCGCCATCGGTCTCGTCCAGCTGCTTGAGCAGGTCCGGCGAGATGGTGAGGCGGTCGCAGCCGGCAAGGGCCTGGATCTGGCCGATGTTGCGGAAGCTGGCGCCCATCACGATCGTCTTGTAACCGTGGTCTTTGTAGTACTTGTAGATGCGCTGCACCGACTTCACGCCCGGGTCTTCAGCCGGCGCATAGGTCTTGGTATCAGTGTTCTTCACATACCAGTCGAAGATGCGGCCGACGAACGGCGAGATCAGGAACGCGCCGGCTTCTGCGCAGGCTACGGCCTGTTCGAAGCTGAAGAGCAGCGTCATGTTGCAGTTGATGCCTTCCTTCTGCAGGACCTCGGCGGCCTTGATGCCTTCCCAGGTGGAGGCCAGCTTGATCAGCACGCGCTTCGGGTCGACGCCCACATCCTTGTACATGCCGATCAGGCGCTTGGCCTTGGTGATCGAGGCTTCGGTATCGAACGACAGGCGGGCGTCGACTTCGGTCGAAACGTAGCCCGGGACGATCTTCAGGATCTCACGGCCCACGAGCACGGCCAGGCGGTCGCCTGCATCGATCAGCTGCTGGGAGCGGTCGCTGCTCTGCTCCTTGGCCCACTTCACCGCCTCGTCGATGTACGGGGCGTACTCGGGGATGCCGGCCGCCTTGAGCAGCAGGGACGGGTTGGTGGTCGCGTCCTCCGGCTTGAAGGTCTTCATGGCCGACATATCGCCCGTATCGGCGACGACCTTGGTTACTTTGCGCAGTTGTTCGAGTTGGCTGGTCACGTTTGCAGCTTCCGTTACCTGTGGGGAAAAAGATTGTCGCGCCATGGTGGCAGCGGGGATAGGCATCCGATGGTATCGGTCGCCATGTTCAATATAGGTCGATGGGGTCCACATCAAGGGACCAGCGTACCTTGCGGGCCGATGGCAGCGCCGCCAGGGCGTGCTGCCAGGGCCGAAGGAACGCGTGCAGGCGCGCACGCGTCGCAGCCTCCACCAGCAGCTGGCCACGGAAGCGCCCGGCGCGCAGGGGCATGGGTGCGGGCATGGGGCCGGACAGGCGCAGGTCGCCCGGCTCGCCGATCGCCAGGTGTGCGTCGTGGAGGAACGCATCCACTTCGGCGCGGCCGTGTGCATCCGCCCGTAGCAACACCTGGTGTGAGAACGGCGGCAGTTCGAGCAGGCGGCGTTCGGCCAGGAGATCGGCGGCCACGGTGGCGTACCCACCGCGCAGCAGGCCATGCAGCATGGGGTGGTCGGGGTGGTGGGTCTGCAGGAGCACGCTGCCGGGGCGCGATGCGCGCCCGGCGCGGCCGGCCACCTGCACGACTAGCTGGGCCAGGCGTTCGCTGGCCCGGAAATCAACGCTGTGCAGCCCTTCGTCCACGCCCACGATCGCCACCAGCGTGAGGTTCGGCAGGTCGTGGCCCTTCGCAAGCATTTGCGTGCCGACCAGGATGGCTGGCTTGTCCTCGCGAAGGCCGTCCAGGATCTCGCCGAAAGCCTCGCGCCGACGTGTCGTCTCGCGATCGATCCGGACAACGGGCACCTCGGGAAAGCGCTCGGCGAGGGCTTCCTCAAGCCGCTCCGTGCCCTGGCCCTGCGGGCTGAGGTTGGCCGAACCACAGGCGGGGCAGGCGGCGGGCTGCGCCTCGGTGTTGTCACAGTGGTGGCAGATGAGGCGGCGGCGACCAGCATGCAGGGTCATGGGCCGCTCGCAGCGCGGGCAGTCGGCATGCCAGCCGCAGTCGTAGCAGAGCAGTACCGGCGCATACCCGCGCCGGTTGCGGAACACCAGGGCCTGCTCCCCGCGGCCGATGCATGCGGCGACCGCATTCACCAGCGTGGGCGACAGCCCGTGATCGAGGCGCTGTGCACGCATGTCCACGATCTGCACGCGGGTAGGCTGCGACGCGCCCGGGCGGCCTCGCAGCACCAGCCGTTTGTAACGGCCGGCATCCACGTTCGCGAGGCTCTCCAACGAGGGCGTCGCCGATCCGAGCACCACGGGCACGCCGTGCGCGCGCGCCCGTACGAGGGCCAGGTCGCGGGCATGGTAGCGAAAGCCTTCCTGCTGCTTATAGGAGGCGTCGTGCTCTTCGTCGACAATGATGAGGCCCGCCGCCGGCAGTGGTGTGAACACGGCCGAGCGGGTGCCGATCACCACCCGGGCCGTGCCATCACGGGCGCGCAGCCAGGCACGGGCACGGTCCCCTTCGGCCAGGTTCGAGTGCAGTACCTCGATAGCGATGCCCAGGCGTTCGCGCAGGCGCCGCACGGTCTGTGGGGCCAGCCCGATCTCCGGTACCAACAGGAGGGTCTGCTTGCCTGCCGCGAGGGCCTTCTCGATCAGCGCGAGATACACCTCGGTCTTGCCACTGCCGGTCACGCCGTCGAGTAGATAAGGCTGGAAGGTACCCATGCCTTCGGCAACGCCCTCGACGGCCGCGGCCTGCTCGTCGCTCAACGCGGGGCCGGGTGCCGGCGTCGCCGGCAGCGAGCCTTCCTTGAGTTCGAGCTTCTCGACCAGGCCGGCTTCAATCAGGCGGCGGGCGGCCGCGCGCCAGTCGGGCAGGGCAAAGCCGAGTTCATCGGCGGCCCGCGGGCCTTCGTAGAGTGCCCCGAGCAACGCAGCCGAGCCGCCTTTGCGGCTGCGCGCGTCGTGGGCGGCACGACCTTGCTGGGTCAGTGCCCATACTTCCCGGCCTGTCGCAGGCAGCGGTTTTGGCTCGCGCAGCGCCAGGGGCAGGGCGTTGGCGAAGGCCTCGCCCGGCGCGCCCGCCCAGTAATCGGCGGCCCAGGCCAGCGTGGCCATTAATTCGGGATCGAGCAGCGGGGCTTCATCCAGCACCTCGCTGATCCTCTTGAGCCGCTTGACGCCCACGGCGGCCTCGGCGGCCGGATCGACCACGATGCCCACCATCTCGCCCCGACCGAACGGCACGCGCACGCGCGAGCCCGCCTCCGCGACCCCAGCCTGGGGCGGCAGGTAGTCGAAAAAGGTGAGCAGGGGAACCGGGAGGGCGACGCGGAGAACGGATGTCATGCGAGGCCTAGTTTAACGAGGTCCAGCGATTTCGCTGGTCAATGATTAACCAGCGTGGCGAGGGCTTGGATGGCAATGACGTGTCAGGCGGGAGGAATTGTGGCTAAGTGCCCGTCCTCGGGACCCTTTCCGGGTTATCCACAAGCGCTGTGGATAAGTCTGTGGATGAGACTCGGATGGAGGGCCTCCAGCCGCTTTCTCAGGCCGTGCCGGTTACCTTGAACACATTTTAACCAAGCTGAAATATAGCGTGAAATCAATAGGTTAAAAATGCGATGCGATAGGCGTTCACTGGATGTCCGCAAAACCTTGACAAAGGCGAAGGGACCTCGCGGCCTGTGTACAACCACTTGCTACGTAGGAAAAAATCCTAGTGGGAAATACCGATGATCACGGCAATGGTCAGGGCGAAACCAAGTAGCCAGAAATAGACACTGCCTATCAACCAATACTTAAGGATAGTCATTCCCCATCCCTGACGGTAAACCCGCTTTTGCATCAGCAGCAGGTAGACCGGCATCCAGATCCACATCGCCACCTCCACCACCCGGATGAGGGTGCCCGCCGGCGCCAGGTGCGGGGCAATCGCTCCCCGCGCAAAGCTGAGCAGGGTCAGCAGCATGAGGGCGAGGAACAGGAAGGCGTGGCTGTGCAGCGCCACGATCAGGTGCTCCACGTACAGGCGCCGGCGGAACACGTAAAACACCTTCAGGATCAGGGCGAAGATCGGGATCATGATGAACATGGTCTGCGGCAGGACGCCGAAGATGCCCTCGACGATGCGCTGGATGGCTTCTTTCTTCTGCGGCCCCGGGTTGGACGCCTGGACCAGGTTCGCCTTGAGGCGATCCAGGCCGGCATTGAGGCGGGCGTTTACCGCATCAGGGACCCAGCCAATGTTGAAGCGCATGTCGCCCGAATCGGAACTGAGGACATGGACATGCTTGAGCTTTACATCGTCCTCGTCGCCACTGCCCGGTGGTGCGATCGCTGGTGCGTTCAATTGGGCCAGGCGCTTGTTGGCGGCATCCCTGACCATGCCCTGCATCATGGAAAGGCCACCCTTGGCGATCGCCGGCACGTTCGGGTCGGCCTGGGTCGCCAGCAGCGAGCGGACTTCCTTGCGGTACATCTCGTGCACGTCATCGGCCGTGGCAGCTTTCGTGAACTGGCCCAGCGAATCGGTATCGCCACCATCCGCCTCGCCAATCTTCACGCCGTTGATCGCCACATGCATGAAAAAGAACGCCAGCAGGCAGAACACGAACATGAGCCGGAACGGGGCGATATAGCGCACCCGGCGGCCGGCGAAGTACTCCAGGGTAAGGAAGCCCGGCTTGGTATACAGCGGCGGCACGGTGTGGACGATGCGCTCATCCATGTGGAAGAAGATGTCGCCGGCATCCTCCAGCATGTGCGAGACCGGGCGCAGCACGCTGTGCACCGATTGGCCGCATGCATGGCAGAACTCGCCCTGCAGCACGGCTTCGCAGTTCGCGCACATCAGCGCGGGAGACGGCTTGAGTTCGTTCATTCCGCTGGTATCCCCGTATTTGTCCCCTTCCGGCTGCGGATGATGGCATGCCCCCGGGTACAATGGACGGCCCATTGGTTCTGAATTGCCCATGCCCCTCGACCGTGCCCGTGCGCGCCGCGAGATCGGCGCCACCACCCGGCTGGCCCTGCCGATCATCGCCGCGCAGCTCTCCTCCGTTGGCCCCAATGTGGTCGACGCGGTGCTGGCTGGGCACCAGGGCGCCCACACGCAGGCCTCGGTGGTGACGGGTGTGAACATCTGGGTGCTGGCGATCGTGGCCGGCATCGGCACCATGATGGCCGTGCCGCCCACCGTCGCGCAGCTGGATGGCGCGAACCGGCGCGCTGAAGTGGGCGCCGTGTTCCACCAGGCGCTCTACATCGCACTGGTCCTTGGCCTTGTCCTCGGAGTGGCGGTCTGGCATGCCTCGCCGCTGATGGGCCTGTTCCATGTGGTCGAATCCATGCGCGCCGACGTGACGGCGTTCCTGCACGCCATCGCCTTCGCGGCGCCCGCGCTCACGGTGTACTTCACCCTGCGTGGCCTGTCCGATGGCTTGTCCATGCCGAAGCCGTCGCTTTATTTCAGCCTGGCAGGCACGGTGGTGCTGGCACCGCTCGGTTACGTGCTCATGTACGGCAAGCTGGGTTTCCCGGCCATGGGCGCACGCGGCAGTGGCATCGCCACGGCCACGGTGCTGTGGCTGGAGATGCTTGGCTTCGCTACCTATGTGCTCATGCACCGCAACTATCGCGACCTCAACCTGCGTAGCCGCATGGCGCCGCCGGACTGGGCCAAGATCCGGCAGTTGCTGCACGTGGGCCTGCCCATGGCGGTGACCCTGCTGATGGAGGCCGGCCTGTTCGTCGCGGTCGCGCTGCTCATCGGCCGTCTCGGTGAAACCGTATCCGCCGCGCATCACGTTGCCCTCAACGTGGCCCAGGTCGCCTTCATGGTCCCGCTCGGTGTTTCCATGGCGATCACGGTTCGCGTGGGTAACGCGGCCGGGCGCCGCGATGCCCAGGGCGTTCGCTATGCCGGCCTCTCCGGGCTGGCGCTGGTGCTCGTCACCCAGCTGTTTTCGTCCGGCATCATGATCCTGTTGCCGGGGCCGATCGCGCACCTTTACACCAACGATGCCGCGGTGGTCGCCACGGCCGCACAGCTCATGCTGCTGGCCGGCGTGTTCCAGTTCGCCGATGGCATCCAGGTGGCTTCGAACGGCGCGCTCCGCGGCCTGAAGGACACCCGGGTGCCGATGGGGCTGACGATGTTCGCGTACTGGATGGTAGGCATGCCGGTCGGCTGGTACCTGGCTTTCCAGCACGACCTTGGCGCGCGTGGGATGTGGATGGGCCTGGTCGCCGGCCTGAGCGTGGCCGCCATCGTCCTGTTCGCAAGGTTCTGGCGCATCAGCGGCCGCGCCGACTGGCCCGAGGACGTCGGGAGCACCCCCGTGCCATTCCACACGTGATGCCGACGAGGCAACGCGCTACGCTGCGCGTAACTCGTAAGGAAAGCCCACGATGTCGGATCCGCTGAACACCACGCCGCCGCCCCTGCCCGGACGTCCGTCGCCCGTGCCGCCGGTACCGCCGCCCCGTCGCAACGGCTTCGGCCGGTTCCTGCGCGGGCTGGGTCGTGGCCTGAACATCACGCGGCTCATCGTGTTGAACGTCATCTTCTTCGGCGTCCTCGGCATCTTTTTCCTGCTGGTCTTCATCGGCAACCGTGCCGACCAGATCGATGACAAGACCGTGCTGGTCCTCGCGCCCGATGGCGCCCTGGTCGAGCAGTACAGTGCCGACCCGGCATCGCGTGCCCTTTCGCGCCTGTCAGGCGATGGCGTGAAACAGGTGCAGGTCCGCGACCTGGTCCGCGCGATCGATGCCGCGGCGAAGGACGACCGCATCACCCGCATCCTGCTGCGCACCGACAAGTTGCAGGCGGGCGGCTTCGCTGCGCTGCGCGAGGTGGGCGGTGCACTGGATCGCTTCCGCGCGGCCGGCAAGCCGGTGATCGCATGGGGCGCGAATCTCGAGCAGGGCCAGTACTACCTGGCCGCGCATGCCGACAAGATCTACGTGGACCCGCAGGGTGGCGTCATCGCCACTGGCCTCGCCAATTACCGCCTGTTCTACAAGGATCTGCTGGACAAGCTGGGTGTGCAGGTGCACCTGTTCCGCGTGGGCCAGTTCAAGAGCGCGGCGGAGCCGTTCATTCTCGATCACGCCTCGCCCGAGTCGAAGGAAGCCGATGGCTACTGGCTGGGTGGCTTGTGGAATACCTGGATCGATGAGGTTGCCAAGGCTCGCCATATCGATCCGGCCGAACTCCGCGCCGACGTGGATGGCCTCGCCGAGCGCGTGCGCGATGCGAAGGGCAGCCTGGCGCAGTTGGCCGTGGACGAAAAGCTTGCCGATGGCATTGCGACCGACCAGGACATCGTGCGTATGTTCCGCAAGGAAGGCGTGCCTGCCGGCCGGAAGGACACCGGCTTCCGCAACGTCGACCTGGGAACGTACCTCTCTGATCGCGGCCTGACGACGATCGATATGCTGCAGACCTCGCCCGGCGTGGCCGTGGTGGTGGCGGAAGGTGAAATCACCGGCGGCAAGCAGGCGCAGGGCACCATTGGTGGCGACTCCACGGCGGCGCTGATCCGCAGCGTGCGCCAGGATCGCCGCACGCGCGCGCTGGTGCTCCGGGTGAACTCACCCGGTGGCGAGGTGTACGCCGCCGAACAGATCCGTCGCGAAGTGGAGCTCACCCGCGAGGCGGGTATCCCGGTGGTGGTTTCCATGGGTGATGTGGCGGCCAGTGGCGGCTACTGGATCTCGATGAACGCCAACCGCATTTACGCCGAGCCGAACACGATCACCGGTTCGATCGGCATCTTCGGCATGTTCTTCACCGTGCCCGATACGCTGGCCAAGCTGGGCGTGAAGAGCGACGGCGTAGGTACGAGCCCACTGGCCGGTGCATTCGACATGACCCGGCCGCTCGATCCGAAGGTCGGCATCCTGATCCAGAGCATCATCGACAAGGGTTATCGCGATTTCGTCGGTGGCGTGGCGCGTGCGCGCGGCAAGGATTTCGCCGCGATCGACACGATCGCCCAGGGCCGCGTGTGGACCGGCGAACAGGCCATGCAGCGTGGCCTCGTCGATCGCCTGGGTAGCCTGGATGATGCCGTGCGCGATGCCGCGCAGCAGGCCGGGCTCGGCAAGGACTACAACGTGCGTTATGCCGAGAAGCCGATGGGCGCGTTCGAACGCTTCCTTACCAGCGTCGGCGACAGCACCGAGGCGCGTGTCGCCGTATCGTGGGGCTTCCATGTCCCGTCGTGGGTGGCGGAGCTGCCGAAGCTGGCGCCGGAGTTTGCGTTGTTCCGCACGGCGGAAGCCGGCAAGCCGCATGTTTACGCTTATTGCTTCTGTTCGCCGCGGTAACGCGGCTCACTGCGTCTGCGCGTCAATAGCCTTTTGCTGATCTACCGCCTGCTTGTCCACCACCTTCTGCACGTCCTGCGCCTTCTTCTTCTGTGCCTCAAGGCTATCCCACGGCGTCTCGACGCGTGCCTGCGGCTCTGGCGGTTTCTGCTCGGGCGGGGGTGGCTTGTAGCACGCGGTGCACAGGGCCAGCAGGGCGAGGGGCAGGGCTTTGCGGATCATGAGGTGTCTCCAGGCGGCGTGGGCGTGAGTCTCGGGCGGCATGCCGGTTAGCGCAATCGCGCATCGTAAAAACCGTCGACTTGCGCCACTTCCATGTTCCAGTCGAACAGCGTTGAAAGGTGCGTGTCGGCCAACAGCTCGTCCTTCGGACCCTGGGCATGCAGCGCGCCATCGCGAAGCATCACGATGTGCCCGATCTCGGGAACGATCTCTTCGACATGGTGGGTGACCAGCACCAGCGTAGTGCCCTCCCGCGCGAGCTGGCGAAGCAGGTCGAGGAAACGACGCCGCGTGCCCGGGTCCAGGCCCGCACAAGGTTCATCCAGAAGAACCGCACGTGGCTCGTGAACCAGTGCCCGCGCAATGAGCACCCGGCGTGCCTCACCAGTCGACAGGGTGGAAACATCCCGACGTGCCAGGTGCGCGGCGCCGACGCGTTCCAGTGCGGCCACGGCCCGAGAGCGCATGCGGTCATCCACCACGTGGTCCAGCCCCAGTGTCATGGACGCGAAGAACCCCGACAGCACCGTATCGATCGCCTTCTCATGTGTGGCCTCGAACTCACGGCGCAGGTCAGATGACACCACGCCCAGTAACGTCCGCAATTCGGCGACGTTCCAGCGATCGCGCCCGAATACGCGCACCACCGGTGAACCGTCGTCATGGACCAGTGGGTACAACCGACGTTCCACCAGCTTCACCAGCGTGGATTTGCCCGAACCGTTGGGCCCGAGGATGGCGGTGTGCTGCCCTTGCGCGATCGTGAGCGAAAGGCGGTCGAGTAAGGCACGCCCGTCCCGCAGGACGGTGGCACGATCAATAGCGAGCAGGGGTGTCGTGGCATCCATGCTCCCGAGCATACGGTAGGATCACCCCATGGAGGACTATCCGATGCATCCACGACTGGCCGCCTGGCGGCTCGATGGCCGTACGGCCCTGGTAACCGGTGCCAGCAAGGGGATTGGCTATGCCTGTGCCCGCGAGCTGGCGGTGCTTGGCGCCGATGTGCTCATGGTGGCGCGTGACGAAGCCGCGCTGGAAGAGGCCGCGCAGGAACTTGCCGAGGAATGCCCCGAGGTGGAGATCCTGGCGATGACCGCCGACCTCACCGATCACGAAGACCGCCTGGCGGTCTTCGATTGGGTTAACGACCTTGAGATCGAACTCTCGATCCTGGTCAACAACGTGGGCGGCAACATCGTGAAGTCCACGCTGGCGTACACCGCAGAGGAATACCGCAGCATCTTCGAGTTGAACGTGTTCTCCGCATTCGAGATGTGCCGGCTGGCGCACCCGCACCTGGTGGAACACACGAACGCAGCCATCGTGAATGTGGGCTCGGTTTCGGGTATTCGCCACGTGCGCACCGGCTCGCCCTACGGCATGACCAAGGCGGCCATCCACCAGCTCACCCGCAACCTGGCCTGTGAATGGGGCGAGGACGGCATCCGTGTGAATGCGGTGGCGCCGTGGTATATCCGAACGCAGCGTACCGACCCGGCCCTGGCCGATGCGGAATACCTGGATGAGGTGCTCGATCACACGCCGATGGGGCGCATTGGCGAGCCGGAAGAAGTAGCAGGTGCGGTCGCTTTCCTGTGCCTACCGGCGTCCAGTTATGTCACAGGCGAAACCATCGGCGTTGATGGTGGGTTCCTGCGTTACGGTTTCTAGTATTTCATCCACCATCGATAAGGATTGTCATGAACGTCACCCGCTGGTTCCTGGTCATGCTCGCTGGCTTCGGCACCCATGCCGTACACGCTGCGGCCTGCCCTGATGTCAAAACGCTCGATGCGATTACGAAGATGGGAAGCGTCTTCATCGGCGAGATGCACGGTACCAACGAAGCGCCTGCATTCGTCCAGTGCGTGGTTGAACA
Above is a genomic segment from Luteibacter aegosomatissinici containing:
- the tal gene encoding transaldolase; the protein is MTSQLEQLRKVTKVVADTGDMSAMKTFKPEDATTNPSLLLKAAGIPEYAPYIDEAVKWAKEQSSDRSQQLIDAGDRLAVLVGREILKIVPGYVSTEVDARLSFDTEASITKAKRLIGMYKDVGVDPKRVLIKLASTWEGIKAAEVLQKEGINCNMTLLFSFEQAVACAEAGAFLISPFVGRIFDWYVKNTDTKTYAPAEDPGVKSVQRIYKYYKDHGYKTIVMGASFRNIGQIQALAGCDRLTISPDLLKQLDETDGDLPLALKDTGKKDEPPKNKMTEAQFRWGHNEDAMATDKLGEGIRNFAKDQRKLEELLGAKL
- a CDS encoding primosomal protein N', with product MTSVLRVALPVPLLTFFDYLPPQAGVAEAGSRVRVPFGRGEMVGIVVDPAAEAAVGVKRLKRISEVLDEAPLLDPELMATLAWAADYWAGAPGEAFANALPLALREPKPLPATGREVWALTQQGRAAHDARSRKGGSAALLGALYEGPRAADELGFALPDWRAAARRLIEAGLVEKLELKEGSLPATPAPGPALSDEQAAAVEGVAEGMGTFQPYLLDGVTGSGKTEVYLALIEKALAAGKQTLLLVPEIGLAPQTVRRLRERLGIAIEVLHSNLAEGDRARAWLRARDGTARVVIGTRSAVFTPLPAAGLIIVDEEHDASYKQQEGFRYHARDLALVRARAHGVPVVLGSATPSLESLANVDAGRYKRLVLRGRPGASQPTRVQIVDMRAQRLDHGLSPTLVNAVAACIGRGEQALVFRNRRGYAPVLLCYDCGWHADCPRCERPMTLHAGRRRLICHHCDNTEAQPAACPACGSANLSPQGQGTERLEEALAERFPEVPVVRIDRETTRRREAFGEILDGLREDKPAILVGTQMLAKGHDLPNLTLVAIVGVDEGLHSVDFRASERLAQLVVQVAGRAGRASRPGSVLLQTHHPDHPMLHGLLRGGYATVAADLLAERRLLELPPFSHQVLLRADAHGRAEVDAFLHDAHLAIGEPGDLRLSGPMPAPMPLRAGRFRGQLLVEAATRARLHAFLRPWQHALAALPSARKVRWSLDVDPIDLY
- a CDS encoding DUF3667 domain-containing protein — protein: MNELKPSPALMCANCEAVLQGEFCHACGQSVHSVLRPVSHMLEDAGDIFFHMDERIVHTVPPLYTKPGFLTLEYFAGRRVRYIAPFRLMFVFCLLAFFFMHVAINGVKIGEADGGDTDSLGQFTKAATADDVHEMYRKEVRSLLATQADPNVPAIAKGGLSMMQGMVRDAANKRLAQLNAPAIAPPGSGDEDDVKLKHVHVLSSDSGDMRFNIGWVPDAVNARLNAGLDRLKANLVQASNPGPQKKEAIQRIVEGIFGVLPQTMFIMIPIFALILKVFYVFRRRLYVEHLIVALHSHAFLFLALMLLTLLSFARGAIAPHLAPAGTLIRVVEVAMWIWMPVYLLLMQKRVYRQGWGMTILKYWLIGSVYFWLLGFALTIAVIIGISH
- a CDS encoding MATE family efflux transporter, translating into MPLDRARARREIGATTRLALPIIAAQLSSVGPNVVDAVLAGHQGAHTQASVVTGVNIWVLAIVAGIGTMMAVPPTVAQLDGANRRAEVGAVFHQALYIALVLGLVLGVAVWHASPLMGLFHVVESMRADVTAFLHAIAFAAPALTVYFTLRGLSDGLSMPKPSLYFSLAGTVVLAPLGYVLMYGKLGFPAMGARGSGIATATVLWLEMLGFATYVLMHRNYRDLNLRSRMAPPDWAKIRQLLHVGLPMAVTLLMEAGLFVAVALLIGRLGETVSAAHHVALNVAQVAFMVPLGVSMAITVRVGNAAGRRDAQGVRYAGLSGLALVLVTQLFSSGIMILLPGPIAHLYTNDAAVVATAAQLMLLAGVFQFADGIQVASNGALRGLKDTRVPMGLTMFAYWMVGMPVGWYLAFQHDLGARGMWMGLVAGLSVAAIVLFARFWRISGRADWPEDVGSTPVPFHT
- the sppA gene encoding signal peptide peptidase SppA, whose translation is MSDPLNTTPPPLPGRPSPVPPVPPPRRNGFGRFLRGLGRGLNITRLIVLNVIFFGVLGIFFLLVFIGNRADQIDDKTVLVLAPDGALVEQYSADPASRALSRLSGDGVKQVQVRDLVRAIDAAAKDDRITRILLRTDKLQAGGFAALREVGGALDRFRAAGKPVIAWGANLEQGQYYLAAHADKIYVDPQGGVIATGLANYRLFYKDLLDKLGVQVHLFRVGQFKSAAEPFILDHASPESKEADGYWLGGLWNTWIDEVAKARHIDPAELRADVDGLAERVRDAKGSLAQLAVDEKLADGIATDQDIVRMFRKEGVPAGRKDTGFRNVDLGTYLSDRGLTTIDMLQTSPGVAVVVAEGEITGGKQAQGTIGGDSTAALIRSVRQDRRTRALVLRVNSPGGEVYAAEQIRREVELTREAGIPVVVSMGDVAASGGYWISMNANRIYAEPNTITGSIGIFGMFFTVPDTLAKLGVKSDGVGTSPLAGAFDMTRPLDPKVGILIQSIIDKGYRDFVGGVARARGKDFAAIDTIAQGRVWTGEQAMQRGLVDRLGSLDDAVRDAAQQAGLGKDYNVRYAEKPMGAFERFLTSVGDSTEARVAVSWGFHVPSWVAELPKLAPEFALFRTAEAGKPHVYAYCFCSPR
- a CDS encoding ABC transporter ATP-binding protein, which gives rise to MLGSMDATTPLLAIDRATVLRDGRALLDRLSLTIAQGQHTAILGPNGSGKSTLVKLVERRLYPLVHDDGSPVVRVFGRDRWNVAELRTLLGVVSSDLRREFEATHEKAIDTVLSGFFASMTLGLDHVVDDRMRSRAVAALERVGAAHLARRDVSTLSTGEARRVLIARALVHEPRAVLLDEPCAGLDPGTRRRFLDLLRQLAREGTTLVLVTHHVEEIVPEIGHIVMLRDGALHAQGPKDELLADTHLSTLFDWNMEVAQVDGFYDARLR
- a CDS encoding SDR family oxidoreductase; the protein is MHPRLAAWRLDGRTALVTGASKGIGYACARELAVLGADVLMVARDEAALEEAAQELAEECPEVEILAMTADLTDHEDRLAVFDWVNDLEIELSILVNNVGGNIVKSTLAYTAEEYRSIFELNVFSAFEMCRLAHPHLVEHTNAAIVNVGSVSGIRHVRTGSPYGMTKAAIHQLTRNLACEWGEDGIRVNAVAPWYIRTQRTDPALADAEYLDEVLDHTPMGRIGEPEEVAGAVAFLCLPASSYVTGETIGVDGGFLRYGF